The Candidatus Eisenbacteria bacterium genome contains the following window.
GCCGAGCGCGACGAGCCGGAAGAGGGGAGTTCCCTGCGGGGCCGGAGGACCGGAAGGGGCGCGAGTCACGCCGTCCCTCCCGCATCAGCGGCACCGGCGGCGGCGATCGCGTCGAGCGTCTCTCCCACTCCCCGGTCGCCCAAACCGAAAAGAGAGCGGATCTCGTCGAGCCCGGTTCGGGTTTCGTCGATCAAGCCCCGGAACCCATCGTCGTCGATCCCGAAACGCCTCCTGGTTTCGGCGGCGAAAAGAGACACCCTCTCCTCGTTCCGGCGGAGCACGCTCGGCGCGAGACTCGCCACCGACATGGGGAGCGCGATGGTGTTCTCCAACTCCGCCTCGGCGAGTTCCTCCGCGGAGAGATTATGGGCGCCCACGAAACAGACGATTTCCTCCGGAAATCCCCAGGAACGGAGGATCCAGGCGCCCGCCTGGGCGTGATCCCAGCGCAGATTCTCCCGTTCGATCCGGGAGAGACGCTCGTCGCTCTCCGCCCAACGCTCCACGATCGGGGCGTAATACTCCCTCCAGGCGACGAGCAGCACCGGGAGCGCCACGTCGGCCAGGAGCATGGCGGTGAACGCTTCCTCCTCGTCGTGCAGGCCCTGCCGGCGGGCGAGGGAACGGGCGATCAAGGTGCGGATCAGAGAGTCGATCCAAAACGCCTCGTGGTCGAAAAGGCCGTCGTCCTTCGGCCGCGGGACGCCGCTCACCATCGTGTAGGAGAGGGCGATGGACCGGATCTGGCGCATCCCCAGAAGGGAGATCGCGTGGGGAAGCGTGGTCACGCGATGACCGAGGGAGAAGTAGGAGGAGTTCACCGTTTGCAACACTCGGGCGGCGAGTTCGGGCGATCCGGAGAGGATCCGGACCAGTTGCTTGGGATCCGGCTCGGGCTTGTTCATCTCGCCGACGAGGCGGACCGCCGCCGCCGGGAGAGGCGGGATCTTCACGTCCCGGAACATGCGGCCGAAATCGCCGGTCGCGACGGCGGCATGCCTCCTTATCTTCTCGATCCAACCGATCGTCATATTGCTCTCCCCGCCGGACGCGGTGGCCCGGCTATCCGACGGATCGACCGATCGGCCCCGGAACTTCAGCGTTTCCACGCCTGTCCGCTCGCCCGCCCCCCCGCTTTGTGGTAGCCTCGGACCGGAGGCGCCCATGGAGGAAGCGCGGAAAACCGACCTGGTCGGATCGACGCCGGAAGAGATCGGCGCGCTCCTAAGTGCCCTCGACGAGCCCCCCTACAGGGGAACGCAGATCTTCCGCTGGATTCACCGGCACCGCGCACGTTCCTTCCGGGAGATGACCGTGCTCCCCCTCCCGCTTCGGGAAGCGCTGGAGGCGCGATTCCGCATCGACCTTCCCCGCCGGACGGAGCGCGTCGGGCCGGGGCCGGACGGCGCGGTGAAGGACCTCTTCCTCCTCCAGGACGGCGCGGCGGTGGAAGCGGTGCGAATCGCCGGAGAAGACGGGGCGACCCTCTGCGTCTCCTCCCAGGCCGGCTGCCGCTACGGCTGCGCCTTCTGCGCCACCGCCCGGGGCGGTTTCCGGCGCTCCCTCACGGCGGGGGAGATCGCCGGCCAGCTCCTTGTTCAGGAGGAACCGGTCCGCCGTGTGGTGTACATGGGGATGGGAGAGCCTCTGGCGAACTACAGAAACACGGTTCGCAGCGTGAGACTCCTCGTCCACCCCGAGGGGGCGGCGATCCCGCCGCGACGGATCACGCTCTCCACCGCCGGCCTGGTTCCTCTCATCGACCGCCTCGCCGCGGAGGAGCTGGGGTTGCGACTCGCCGTCTCGTTGAACGCCTCGAACGACGAAATCCGCCGGCGGCTCATGCCGATCGCGGAACGCTGGCCGATCGAGGCGCTGCTGGCGGCGGCGGACCGTTTCGCCCGGCAAAGCGGCGCGCCGGTCACCTTCGAGTACGTCCTTCTGGCGGGGGTGAACGACGGAGACGAACACGCCCGGGAGCTGGCGCGCCGCCTCGCCCCGATCCGCTGCAAGGTGAACCTGATCCCCTTCAACCCGGTCCCCTCCCTTCCCTGGCGCGGCCCGACGGAGTCGAGGATCGAGTCCTTTCTGCGGATCCTGGCGCCTCGTCTGGTCGCCACGGTGCGCCGGAGCGCCGGCTCGGGGATCGACGCCGCCTGCGGACAGCTCCGCCTCCGCACCGCTCCGCCGGAAGAGAGGAACGCGCGATGAGGAAACAGAGCTATCGCTCCCGCAGTCGCTTCACCTTCGAGAGAAAACTCTTCGTCGCCTTTCTCTTTTTCACGCTGGCGCCGACGCTCGTCCTGATCGGTCTTCTGAAAGACCGCATCGACCGCACCATCGATCTTTGGCAGAACCCCGGAGTGGAGCGGGCGATGGAGGAGGCGCTCCGCCTCGCCGACGATTCGGAGCGGGACTCGGAAGAGGATCGGGAGGTCAGCCTGCGCGCCGTGCGCGAGGGATTCCACTACTACACGCAGCTCCGCCTCTACGAGCGATACGCCAAGGCGAAGATCGCGATCCTCACCGCGTCGATCCTCCTCGCCGCCGCCGTGTCGGCGCTCTTCGTCGGCCGCTGGCTCGCCCGATCCCTCGGCCGGCCGGTCCGCTCTCTGGTCGACGGGACCCGCCGGGTGAGCGAGGGGGAACTGGACGTGATCGTCCCGCGCACCACGAGCGACGAGCTGGGGACCCTCGTGGACGCCTTCAACCAAATGACGGCGGATCTGAAGACGGGGCGGGAGCGGCTGCTCCGCGCGGAGCGGGTCGCCACCTGGGCCGAGGCGGCGCGGCGGATCGCTCACGAGATCAAGAACGCGCTCACGCCGATCACCCTGTCGCTTCACCGGTTGGAGCGGCGCGCCGCCCGCATGGACGGGGAGGAGCGCCGCGTTTGGGAGGATTGCCTCCGGCCGATCCTGGAGGAGGTGGAGAACCTCAAGGCGCTCGCCGAGGAGTTTTCTCAGTTCTCCCGTCTTCCGGAGCCGAGCATGGAACCTTTCGATATATATGAATTGCTCGCCGCCGTGGCCGGTCTCTATACCGAAGGGACGGGTCTCGACGTGCGTGTGCGGATCGATCCGGGCACTCCTCCCGCGCTGGGGGACGCGGAGTTGCTCCGCAGGGTCTTCTCCAATCTGGTGAAGAACGCGGTGGAAGCGACGGGGGGAAAGGGGACCCTTCTCCTCGACGCCCGGGCCGAAGGGGACCGCGTGGCGGTCCGCGTCGCCGATGACGGACCCGGCATCCCGCCGGATCGCCTGGGCCGGGTCTTCGCCCCCTACTTCACCACCAAGCGGGAAGGGACCGGCCTCGGCCTCGCCCTGGTGGAGAGGATCGTGCTCGACCACGGCGGCGAAATCGACGTGGAGCCGAATCGACCCCGGGGAACGGTTTTCCGGATCCTCCTCCCCGCGGCCCGCTGAGACAGACCGTCCCTCCCCGTCGTGACCGGCGCCGCGCCCCCCACCACCCTCCTTGCGCTCCTCCCTCTCCCTCCCTACAATGGACGCGGACGGAAAGGAGAGCGCCGTGCCCCCGGGAACGATCTACGTCATCGACGACGAAACCAACATCCGCCGCTCCCTGACCGGGCTTCTCGAGGACGAGGGATACCGGGTGGAGGACTTTCCCTCCGCCGAGGAGGGGAGCGAGAGGATCGACGCCGCTCCGCCGGACCTGCTCCTCCTGGACGTCCGCCTCCCCGGCGTCGACGGGATCGCCTTCCTCCAAACACTGCGCGAGGGAGACGCCTCCTTCCCGGTGGTCGTTCTCTCCGGACACGCCACCATCGATTCGGCGGTGCGGGCGACCCGGCTCGGCGCCTTCGACTTCATCGAAAAACCGCTCGACCCGGAACGCCTTCTGATTACGGTGCGGAACGCGCTCGAGATCCGCGGCCTGCAGGAGGAAAACAGGGACCTCCGGTCCCGCGCCCTCGGGCCGGGCGAGATGATCGGCGACCATCCGACCATGGCGGCGCTCCGCGAGGAGATCGGACTGGCCGCCCCCTCCCGAAGCCGCGTCCTGATCTACGGCGAGAACGGGACCGGCAAGGAATTGGTGGCCCGGGCGATCCACGCGGAGAGTCCCAGGCGCGACCGGCCCTTCATCAAGGTGAACTGCGCCGCCATCCCCAAGGACCTGATCGAGAGCGAACTCTTCGGGCACGAGAAGGGCTCCTTCACCGGCGCCACGGAGCAGAGGATCGGCAAGATCGAGGCGGCCGACGGCGGCACCCTTCTGCTCGACGAAGTGGGCGACATGAGCCTGGAGACGCAGGCCAAGCTGCTCCGCGTTCTCGAGGCGCGCGAGCTGGAACGGGTCGGGGGCCGACGCGCCATCCCCTTCGACGTGCGGGTGGTCTCCGCCACCAACAAAAACCTCCGCGGCGAGATCGAGGCGAAACGTTTTCGAGAGGATCTCTTCTTCCGTCTCGCCGTGATTCCCATCACCGTTCCCCCCCTGCGGGAACGCGCGGAAGACATCCCGGTCCTGGTGGACCGTTTCATCCGGCACTTCGCCGAGGAGAACGGCCGCCGGCCCCTCCGCTTCTCCACCGGTGCGATGGACTCCCTGCTCGGCTACCGCTGGCCGGGGAACGTGCGGGAGCTGAAGAACCTCGTCGAACGATTATTGATCATGGGCGGCGGCCCCGAGATCACCGCCGAAGAGGTGGAGCGCGTCCTTCATCCCGCTTCCGCTCCCGGCGGCGACGACGACAGCTCCACACTCCGGGAAAGGGTGGAGCTGTTCGAGATGCGGATTCTGACCGAGGCGCTCCGCCGGAACGAAGGGAACGTGGCGGAAACCGCCCGGGAGTTGCGGACCGACCGGGCCAACCTGCACCGGAAAATGAAACGGTACGGAATCCGCGCGAAGGAGGCGTAGCCCGGTGTCGCCCCGACGTCCACGACGTGTCCCATATACACACCTCGCGGCGACCTCGCCGGGCATCCCGAAGACAACCCCTATTTATTCAATGGGTTACCCGATCCGAATTCCGGGCGAGATCCGGCACGCCCCTTGCTTTTTCCGAGAGAAGACCGGGAAAGCGAGGGATGTCCTATGAAACGTCAACTGATCGGAACGGCTCTCCTCTCCGCTCTTCTCCCCCTTCTCGCTGCCGGAGCGATCGCGCCGCAGGTGGACGAGCTGCAGATCCGGGAGGACGTGATCCTTCTGCGGATCGGCGAGCACACGTACCGTCTCACCGACGAACAGGCCGCGCTCCTCCGGGAGGGGAACTGGGAGACGCGCAACGGTGAGATCGTGATCCATTCCGAAAACGGCCTCGAGATGGTGATCCGCGCCGGCGACGAGGAGATCCTTCCGCTGCCGCGCCCGGGGGAGGAGACGCGCCGCCGGGGAATCGCCGTGGACCGTATCGAGGAGGGAATCCTCTTCCGTTTCTTCCAGGACGGTGCGGAGGAGGTGGTGATCGAAGGCTCCTTCAACGACTGGAACGCCCGGAGGGGCCGCATGCGCCGCGAGGGGAGCGCCTGGACCTACGAGACCCTTCTCCCCCGCGGCACGTACCAGTTCCGCGTCCTCTACAGGCTCGAGGGAGACGATCACTGGTTCCTGGAGCCGGAACGCGAGCAGCGCCTCACCGGGATCCGGCACAATCTCTTTACATTGGAAGTGAGCGACCGGGAGGCGTACTGGTACATCGAGGAGGTGGCGCAAAACGCCGTCACCTTCGGCGGCGGCGCCCGCTACAACCGCGTGGAGGGGGCGAACCTTTCCTACACCCTCGGCCTCCGCCGCGGCGTGTTTCATCAGGCGGACCTGCAGTGGACCCAGGGATATTCTTTCGCGATCGAGCGATGGACCTGGGAGACCGGCCTCCGGCTCCCCGTGCCGATCGGCGTGCCCGGCCTCTCCTTCGGCGCCTCCGGCTACGACCGGATCCAGATCCCGGAGCAGTGGACCGTCTCCTCACGGGAAAACCTCGCCGCCGCTCTCCTGGTGCGGGAAGACTTCTACGATTACGTCTGGGGGCGCGGCTGGACCGTCTTTCTGGAGGAGCGATTCGGAAACCACGTCCTCTCGGGCGGCTACCGGGAGAACGAAACCGAACCGGTGTCGAAACAGACCGATTGGTCCCTTTTCGGCGGCGCGAAAAAGTTCCGTGAGAACCTTTTCAGCGACAGCGCCGGCACGGCCGGCCTCGCCTGTCGGATCGAAGGACGCTACGCCTACGACAGCCGAAACTACCAGGACGAACCGACCAAGGGTTCCCTGCTCCGTCTCTCGGGAGACTACTCCGGCTGGGAGCTGGACGGGGATTTCGACTACTGGCGGGGCGTGCTGGACCTGCGCCATTACCACAAGCTGTCGCCGATGCTCCGGGTCGACTTCCGGATCATGGGCGGGGCCATCCAGGGGACGGCGCCGCTGCAGGAGCGGTTCTATCTGGGCGGCGTGGGGACGATGCGTGCCCACGCCTTCAAGGAGCTGGTGGGGAACCGCTTCTTGCTCGCCAACGTGGAATACCGGGCGCCGATCTTCGCCGATCTGGAGTGCGTGTTCTTCGCCGATCTGGGAGACGCCTGGCGCACCCCGGAGCGGGAGACCTTCGACCTGGAATCGGACATGGGCGTGGGCGTGCAGAACGACGACGGCGACGTCCGGGTCGACTTCGCCCGCCGCCTGAACGAGGGGGCGGACGAGGAAATCGTGGTCACTTTCCGGTTCGCGCGCACCTTCTGACCGGCTCCGGCCGGCGGAGGGGAGCGGCGACTTCGGCCGAGACGATCGGGAGATCCGTTTTGCCCCTTCCCTTTCTCCGTCTTCGACCGGTCCGGCCCCCGCTCATCCTCGCCCTTTTTCTCCTTCTCCTCGCCCCCACCGCCGCCCGCGCGGAAGGCAACATCGTCTTCTCCCAGATCCGCGTCGCCGAAGGGTGGCTCGAGCTGGACTTCGAACTGACCGGAGGGTTTTCGCCTAAAGTGATCGAAACCCTCGACGGGGGGCTTCCGGCGACGCTCATCTTCGAGGTGGAGCTTTGGCGAGCACGTGCTTCCTGGTTCGACCATCTCGAGGAAACCCGCTATCTCACCTACCGGATCGAATTCGACCTGTGGGAGAAGGTGTACCGCGCCGGCGCGCCCGGGCGCGAGCCGCGCACCTACCCCGATCTCGCCAGCCTCACAGCGGACCTGCTCCGGCGCGAACGCCTCCGGATCCTCCCCGTCCGGCGGCTCCGGAGGCGCGAACCCCACTACTTCTCCGTCCGGGCCGAGGTCCGCCCCGTCGAACTTCGCCAGATCCGGGAGATCGAAGCGTGGCTGGAGGGAAAGATCCCCGTCGAAGGGGAACAGGAGGGGGACGGCACCTTCCTCGGCGCCGTGCCGGAGAGGCTCTTCGGTTTCGCCGCCAGCCTGGCCGGGTTCGGAGAGGACCGGATCGAAGCCCGGAGCATCACCTTCCGCCCCGAGGCGCTCGAGTAGCCGCCTCCGGGTTCCGGATCGCGGCGGCGTAAAACTTTCTACGTAAACTTAAAAAAGGGGAGGCTCTCGCCCCCCCTCGTTTTTATTTTCGTCGAAACCGCCTACTCGACCACGCCTTCCGGAAGGACCGGCCGATCCGTCTCGATCGGCGTTCCGTCGATTTCGCCGTTCGCCGAGCCCCGGCGACCGAAGCGGCTCATCAGAACCGCTCCGAACCCGATCAGGAAGGCGAGGGCCAGGATCACATTCCCGGCGATCAGCACGGACCAGCCGAGATAGTTCAGCGGCCCGCCGATGCCGACCAGGAGCTTGCCGACCAGGTTGAGCGCCCCGAGAAGGATGAAGCCGATCATGGTGAGCCACCGCGGGTGGGACACGGACGGGAAGATCTTGACGCCCATGTTCCTTCCCACGACCAGGGAGACGGCCACCATCGACCAGATCGACGCCACCATGAGGACGACGACCAGCACGGGCACGAGCAAAAGCCCGATGATGCTGATCGCGAGCACCAGGAATGCGACCGGCGTGAGCACGATCCCGAGGACTCCGGCCAGGCCGGACCGGAAATAATCCTGTTGCACCCTCTCCGCGATCCTCTCCGTCGCCCGCGAGAACAGGTCGACGAAGATCAGCGTGAACAAGAAGAAGAGAACGAGCCAAGCGAGCCATTTCCCGAACACACGGGCCGCCCGTTGGGTCGGACTGAAAGAGTGTTTGTGCAGCCCCCAGGGGAAGAGTCGCTCGAGTCCGTAGCCCACGTTGACCTGCTGGCCTTGGACGCGCGCGCCCTCCATCTTATCCAGGCTGCCGGCGGTCACCACCGCGTCGCCGGTGATCCGCGCGGTGGGATGCAGGGTGAGCACGCCGCCCACCACCACCGCGTCGCCGCGCACCTTGCCGTAGACGTCCAGGTTCCCGCCGATCACCACCGCGTCCCCTTCCACGATCAGGTCCTCGGGGACGACCATGCTTCGGCCGATCCGCACCATGTCCGCTGTGGAGTTTTCCATCTCCACCCGGACCCGGTCTCCGCGCGTGCGGAACTGGATCACTGTGTCCATCTCTTCGCCGCGCTCTTCCTCCCCGGCGAGGAGCGTGTCCGCCCCCGCGTCGCCGTCCGGGACCGTACCGGCGGCCTCCTGGCCGATCGCCGGAACGGCCCAGAAGAGGAGAAGCAGGCCCAGCGTCGCGAGAATCGACCGGAGAACGTTCCGATCAGACGCAGAGCAGACCATGATGTCCTCCCTTGTTGTGGGCGAGGAGGAATCGCGTCCCCCATCCCAATGCCACGAGCACCAGCAATCCCGCCGAGGCGAGGAGCAAGGTGCGCACCTCCGTCGTTTGCGCCGCCAATGAGACGGTGCGGCTCATCACGCTCGCGTACCCGGCCGCTTCCTTCAGCAGGTCCACGGCGCGGGAAAGGCCGGGTAGGAGAGCGGTGAAGCCTCTGAGAACGAGGCGGATCACTCCGGGGTCGCCGGAAAGCGCCCAACGCAGAAGATTGTCGCCCATCAGCTGCGCCACCTGCACGGTCCGGTAGAGGAAAGCCGATCCGGCCATCAAAACGATGGACGCCGCGGCCCAGGCCCAGGCCGGAATCGGCCGGCGGAAACGGCGGACGACGGAGGAACGGGCCGGGAAGAGACGCGCGCAAACCACCCCCTCCAGATGGGGGGGAGGCTCGGGGAGCGATGCGTCGTCCAACAGGACGAAGAGGGAGCGGAACGTTTCGAGCCGCTCCCGGCAGGCGGGGCAACCTTCCAGGTGCCGGAGTTCTTCCGCCTCGGCGCCCGCCTCCTCCAGGATCTCCTGGATTCTCTTCTCGTCGATGTGTCCGTTCCTATTCACCGGTCCACCTCTCTCTCCTGCACCACACTACGAAACCACCCCTTCCGGAGTTTCCTGACTCCTCTCCTTTAATCGACGCGGGAGATCCGGATCTCCCCTCCCGGAGCGAAAAGTCGGGCGTCCGAGTCGCCGTTGCCGGCCGTTCCCTGCAACCTGGAACGGCTAACTCTTTTTAATTCAATTGGTAAGAAGCATTGAATCGCCCCGGTCCGCGTCTCCGCGTCGATGCGAGCGCTCCAGTCGCCGGGGACGGCGAGGTCCAGATTGCCCCCCTCCGATTCGAGGTGGTAACGGAGCGACTTCCCCGGCTCCACCCGCACCCAGACGTCCCCCAAACCGGTCCGGATCTCCACGTCGCCGGACGGACGGATCGCCTCCACGTCGCCGCTCTCCGCGTCCACACGGAGACGGCCGGCGCACTCCTCCACCAGAACGTCCCCCGCCCTCCCCTCCACGTCCGCGTCGCCGAGGATGTCGTAAAGGTACAGATCACCGCTCGAGCTGCGGGCGTGGAGCGCCCCACCCACCCGCCGGGCCTCCACCTCGCCGGTGGTGACCCGCACATCCAGGTCTCCGCGGATCTCCGAAACGGTCACGTTCGCGTGGCGCCCCACCACCCGCACCGGTCCGAGCACTTCCTCGACCAGCAGGTCCCCACGCTCCGTTTCGATCCTGAGGGGACCCTCCAAGGCGCGGGCGGCCGCGTCGCCGCTCACCGTGCGAATCTCCGTCTCGCAACGGGCGGGCGCGAGGATCTCCAGGTCCACTCGGGCGCGCACCGGGTCGCGGCGGCTGCGGAGGCGATCCCACCAGGAATCGCCGGCGGAGTAAATCGGGTCGGGGACGAAAGCCCCGACGGAAAGCCCGCCGTGATCGTCCGGCTCGATGCGGATCTCCATAAGAGCGAAAACGCGGGCGCTGTCCTCGGGCGCCCCCCCTTCCATCCATTTTCGGGCGCGCACCTCGACGGCGTCCGCGCCGGGAACGCCGGTGACCAGCACCGAGCCGCGGCGGTTCTCCACGCGGAGAAGGGCCCCTTCCCGGAAGGGGTGGCTGGCGCTCCATTCACTCCCCCGCTCCGTCCCGTCCCGCGCCCCGGCGGGCGCGGCCGCGACGAGAAGAACCGCGCAGAGCGGCATCACCGCCGACAAGATCCCGCGGGCCGTTCGGGTCATTTTCTCTCCCTCCCCAAGCGCTCGCCCAGCATCTCGGCTAGCGCCGCGCGTGCCCGGAAGATCCGGACCTTCACGGTGCCGAGAGGCACGTCGAGCGTCTCGGCGATCTCCTCGTAGCGGAGGCCATGCACGTGCCTGAGCGTGATCGCCGATCGGAGCGTCGGCCCGAGCCGCGCGATCGCCTCCTCCAACATCTCCCTCTCCTGACCGAGTGCGGTCGCGTCCAGCGGGTCCATCGCGTCCGGATCGGGCAGATCCCACTCGATCTCGCCGTCCCCCCGCCGGATCGGTTCGTCCAATGACACCGTGGTCATGCGTCGCCGGCGCAGGTGATCGATGCACAGGTTATGGGTGATCCGGAGCAGCCAGCTCCGGAACAAGTGACTCGGGTCGTACTGGCCGAGCGAGCGGTGCAACCGGATGAACACGTCCTGGGATGCGTCCTCGGCGTCCTCGTTGTTCCGCAGGATCCGATAGCAGAGCCGAAAGACGTCCCTCTGATAGCGCCGGATCAGGATGCGGAAGCACTCCTCGTCGCCGGCCCGCGCACGCGCGACCAACGATTTGTCGTCCGGCTTGCTCTCCATCTCGCTCCCCGTCCCCGCCGCGCGGGAGGTGGGCGGTATCGACCGAACGCCGGTGGGCGCTCGTTCCTCTCCGGCCCATCTCCGGGAGTCGACCGGAGAACTGAATGTAGGGAAAAGGCGGCACGGCCGTCAAGGAAGGCGACGTCCCGAAAGGTCTTGACCGGTCCCTGAAGAGGGGGTTAGCGTACGAAACGTCTCGGACGGCGCGGTCCCTCCGCGCGCGACTTCACACGACTCAACTCGGACCGGCCGGCCTCTCCGGGCCGGCGGAGGGAGCATAGCGATGACACTGATCGCGGATCTCCACGCGCGAGAGATCCTGGACTCGCGGGGCAACCCCACCCTGGAGGTGGAATGCGTGCTCGATTCGGGCGGCTTCGGCCGCGCGATGGTCCCCTCCGGGGCTTCCACCGGGGAACACGAGGCGGTGGAGCTCCGCGACGGCGACCCGAAGCGATACCTCGGCAAGGGCGTCACCCGGGCGGTGGCGAACGTGAACGAGATCATCGGCCCCGAGCTGCTCGACATGGACGCCCTCGACCAACAGTTAATCGATCAAGTGTTGATCGAGTTGGACGGAACGCCCAACAAGGCGAACCTGGGCGCCAACGCCGTCCTGGGCGCCTCGCTGGCGGCGGCGCGCGCGGCGGCGGACGCCGTCGGCCTCCCTCTCTATCGCTACCTGGGCGGCGCGCGGGCCCGCCTCCTGCCGACGCCGATGATGAACGTCTTGAACGGCGGCTCCCACGCCGACAACAACGTGGATATCCAGGAATTCATGATCGTCCCCGCCGGCGCGCCCACGTTCCGGGAAGCGCTCCGGGTCGCCGCGGAGATCTTTCACCACCTGAAGAAGGTGCTCAAAGGGAAAGGCCTGAACACCTCCGTCGGCGACGAGGGGGGGTTCGCGCCGGACCTGAAATCGAACGAGGACGCGCTCCGCGTGATTCTCCAGGCGATCGAAAGCGCCGGTTACCGCCCCGGCGAGGACGTCTGGTTCGCCCTCGACCCGGCGGCGAGCGAGTTCTATAAAAACGGGAAGTACATTCTCGCCGCCGAGAAAGACCCGGAACGGGACGCGGCGGGGATGGTGGACTACTGGGCCGGCCTGGTCGACCGCTACCCGATCCTCTCCATCGAGGACGGCCTCGCCGAGGACGACTGGGATGGCTGGAAGCTGATGACGGAGCGACTCGGCGACCAAATCCAGATCGTCGGCGACGATCTCTTCGTGACCAACGTGGAGCGGCTCCGGCGTGGAATCGAGAGCGGTTGCGCCAACTCGATCCTGATCAAGCTGAACCAGATCGGAACGCTCACGGAGACACTGGACGCGATGGAGACGGCGAGCCGCGCCGGTTACACGTCGGTGGTCTCGCATCGGAGCGGCGAAACGGAGGACTCCACCATCGCCGATCTGGCGGTGGCGACCCACGCCGGGCAGATCAAAACCGGTTCT
Protein-coding sequences here:
- a CDS encoding HDOD domain-containing protein, producing the protein MTIGWIEKIRRHAAVATGDFGRMFRDVKIPPLPAAAVRLVGEMNKPEPDPKQLVRILSGSPELAARVLQTVNSSYFSLGHRVTTLPHAISLLGMRQIRSIALSYTMVSGVPRPKDDGLFDHEAFWIDSLIRTLIARSLARRQGLHDEEEAFTAMLLADVALPVLLVAWREYYAPIVERWAESDERLSRIERENLRWDHAQAGAWILRSWGFPEEIVCFVGAHNLSAEELAEAELENTIALPMSVASLAPSVLRRNEERVSLFAAETRRRFGIDDDGFRGLIDETRTGLDEIRSLFGLGDRGVGETLDAIAAAGAADAGGTA
- the rlmN gene encoding 23S rRNA (adenine(2503)-C(2))-methyltransferase RlmN, whose product is MEEARKTDLVGSTPEEIGALLSALDEPPYRGTQIFRWIHRHRARSFREMTVLPLPLREALEARFRIDLPRRTERVGPGPDGAVKDLFLLQDGAAVEAVRIAGEDGATLCVSSQAGCRYGCAFCATARGGFRRSLTAGEIAGQLLVQEEPVRRVVYMGMGEPLANYRNTVRSVRLLVHPEGAAIPPRRITLSTAGLVPLIDRLAAEELGLRLAVSLNASNDEIRRRLMPIAERWPIEALLAAADRFARQSGAPVTFEYVLLAGVNDGDEHARELARRLAPIRCKVNLIPFNPVPSLPWRGPTESRIESFLRILAPRLVATVRRSAGSGIDAACGQLRLRTAPPEERNAR
- a CDS encoding HAMP domain-containing protein, which codes for MRKQSYRSRSRFTFERKLFVAFLFFTLAPTLVLIGLLKDRIDRTIDLWQNPGVERAMEEALRLADDSERDSEEDREVSLRAVREGFHYYTQLRLYERYAKAKIAILTASILLAAAVSALFVGRWLARSLGRPVRSLVDGTRRVSEGELDVIVPRTTSDELGTLVDAFNQMTADLKTGRERLLRAERVATWAEAARRIAHEIKNALTPITLSLHRLERRAARMDGEERRVWEDCLRPILEEVENLKALAEEFSQFSRLPEPSMEPFDIYELLAAVAGLYTEGTGLDVRVRIDPGTPPALGDAELLRRVFSNLVKNAVEATGGKGTLLLDARAEGDRVAVRVADDGPGIPPDRLGRVFAPYFTTKREGTGLGLALVERIVLDHGGEIDVEPNRPRGTVFRILLPAAR
- a CDS encoding sigma-54-dependent Fis family transcriptional regulator, whose product is MDADGKESAVPPGTIYVIDDETNIRRSLTGLLEDEGYRVEDFPSAEEGSERIDAAPPDLLLLDVRLPGVDGIAFLQTLREGDASFPVVVLSGHATIDSAVRATRLGAFDFIEKPLDPERLLITVRNALEIRGLQEENRDLRSRALGPGEMIGDHPTMAALREEIGLAAPSRSRVLIYGENGTGKELVARAIHAESPRRDRPFIKVNCAAIPKDLIESELFGHEKGSFTGATEQRIGKIEAADGGTLLLDEVGDMSLETQAKLLRVLEARELERVGGRRAIPFDVRVVSATNKNLRGEIEAKRFREDLFFRLAVIPITVPPLRERAEDIPVLVDRFIRHFAEENGRRPLRFSTGAMDSLLGYRWPGNVRELKNLVERLLIMGGGPEITAEEVERVLHPASAPGGDDDSSTLRERVELFEMRILTEALRRNEGNVAETARELRTDRANLHRKMKRYGIRAKEA
- a CDS encoding BamA/TamA family outer membrane protein; translation: MKRQLIGTALLSALLPLLAAGAIAPQVDELQIREDVILLRIGEHTYRLTDEQAALLREGNWETRNGEIVIHSENGLEMVIRAGDEEILPLPRPGEETRRRGIAVDRIEEGILFRFFQDGAEEVVIEGSFNDWNARRGRMRREGSAWTYETLLPRGTYQFRVLYRLEGDDHWFLEPEREQRLTGIRHNLFTLEVSDREAYWYIEEVAQNAVTFGGGARYNRVEGANLSYTLGLRRGVFHQADLQWTQGYSFAIERWTWETGLRLPVPIGVPGLSFGASGYDRIQIPEQWTVSSRENLAAALLVREDFYDYVWGRGWTVFLEERFGNHVLSGGYRENETEPVSKQTDWSLFGGAKKFRENLFSDSAGTAGLACRIEGRYAYDSRNYQDEPTKGSLLRLSGDYSGWELDGDFDYWRGVLDLRHYHKLSPMLRVDFRIMGGAIQGTAPLQERFYLGGVGTMRAHAFKELVGNRFLLANVEYRAPIFADLECVFFADLGDAWRTPERETFDLESDMGVGVQNDDGDVRVDFARRLNEGADEEIVVTFRFARTF
- a CDS encoding DUF4390 domain-containing protein, which codes for MPLPFLRLRPVRPPLILALFLLLLAPTAARAEGNIVFSQIRVAEGWLELDFELTGGFSPKVIETLDGGLPATLIFEVELWRARASWFDHLEETRYLTYRIEFDLWEKVYRAGAPGREPRTYPDLASLTADLLRRERLRILPVRRLRRREPHYFSVRAEVRPVELRQIREIEAWLEGKIPVEGEQEGDGTFLGAVPERLFGFAASLAGFGEDRIEARSITFRPEALE
- a CDS encoding polymer-forming cytoskeletal protein, with translation MVCSASDRNVLRSILATLGLLLLFWAVPAIGQEAAGTVPDGDAGADTLLAGEEERGEEMDTVIQFRTRGDRVRVEMENSTADMVRIGRSMVVPEDLIVEGDAVVIGGNLDVYGKVRGDAVVVGGVLTLHPTARITGDAVVTAGSLDKMEGARVQGQQVNVGYGLERLFPWGLHKHSFSPTQRAARVFGKWLAWLVLFFLFTLIFVDLFSRATERIAERVQQDYFRSGLAGVLGIVLTPVAFLVLAISIIGLLLVPVLVVVLMVASIWSMVAVSLVVGRNMGVKIFPSVSHPRWLTMIGFILLGALNLVGKLLVGIGGPLNYLGWSVLIAGNVILALAFLIGFGAVLMSRFGRRGSANGEIDGTPIETDRPVLPEGVVE